One region of Salvia miltiorrhiza cultivar Shanhuang (shh) chromosome 3, IMPLAD_Smil_shh, whole genome shotgun sequence genomic DNA includes:
- the LOC131018665 gene encoding uncharacterized protein LOC131018665: MVWNVRGLTDESKLLLKEHCRSFSPLILGIVEPKAAFHKTFNRYWKSLNLIPCFQNSRLNMCSNIWIFSQPDVCNNVIYASDQVVILDCVWRSHFFKVAVVHGASTYVARRKLWMDILSFATAKYVILGNFNAVKGAHERSSNCRPNAASCEEFCAFIDSLGCIESPTVGLKYTWSGRRFMPSHVESTLDRAFFSNSFAEDWHTIFTQVLPRATSDHSPILLMCQSVPLPSCRFFRFLDMWTLHPDFLEMVKQSWSKNLDCSCPIFTVMAKLKRLKKELRIWNKSTFGNVDKLIMEKQQELQEVQDRIATEGYTDDLFDKEVIAQASINMTLSCKNLLLKQKSRVKWLQDGDRNTEFFHNMLKYKRKPHFISQLRIDGTTCVDQVAISRHIVEYFSTLFTENRQAQASIVDVEAVLDHSITDQDNELLSRIPDEEEITAAVFQMDSHSSPGPDGFSGKFFHSCWDIIKVDVWQAVITFFTRSYLPSGCNSNTLILIPKKERVDTVADLRPIVLSNFLFKIISKVLAVRLNSVAEHSVSRNQFGFISGRTIHDCIMLGSEGINCLNRSGGGQNMACKVDITKAFDTLRWDFLINVLKVCGYSQRFIGWIETILQSARLSILYNGELCGYFGCSRGVRQGDPLSPILFGIAEDALSALFSNCQRSGHLAPMQLSRGAPFPTHLFYADDILIFCKATKQNAKTLHKILEYYGHMSGQVFSPSKSHIFFSDKVTSSTKRKVSRHLPLATGSLPFVYLGVPIFRGKPKTSHLRAIHDRIINKFGHWKGIQLSMAGRLCLINSVISSSLTHSMLVYRWPQDLLKSLDSSCRNFLWSGDIRKTPGCSVSWDRVCSHKSEGGLGVRSFKTMNKCFLMKMAWKVIEGNSFGYDIVKQRYLTPHCSLRNIAASSVWLGLRDQIGELVDDSYSYIGSGRETLFWMDDWLGYLLVDKCGVPFFVRDTLRHTVADYFFDGCWHFTQEFVNAFPQIVCDILLVPIGDSDTRFWKPSLQGKVTSALAFAHHGQKFPQVSWGSWIWEPFIPVRRSLVCWRLLHDRMPTYDRLIRYGLVTPNWCPICRSNEETVDHTFWNCVQALQELDIKSFLVIAWNRNCSSQTGSSHGKSGLCRDGAELQKFGAYEERMVNTDGSALGALGAIGVGGVFRDNWGWVRGCFHYKHGTGYAFEAGLMAVITAIRIAHVRGWVRLWMEADSTYVVSLLQERSKRVPWRFVALWENTLLMLNNFQLHVTHIFREGNKAADIMANPVRDEGWWPHEIEEIKNATRLDMCSHSHVRVA; encoded by the exons ATGGTTTGGAACGTCCGCGGCCTCACGGACGAATCTAAACTGCTGCTAAAGGAGCACTGTCGCTCATTCTCTCCGTTAATTTTGGGTATTGTTGAGCCTAAAGCTGCGTTTCACAAAACGTTTAACAGATACTGGAAGTCGCTAAATCTCATTCCTTGTTTTCAAAACTCGAGATTGAATATGTGCTCTAACATTTGGATTTTTTCACAGCCTGACGTTTGCAATAACGTGATTTATGCTTCGGATCAGGTTGTTATCTTGGATTGTGTGTGGAGAAGTCATTTTTTCAAGGTTGCTGTGGTGCATGGAGCGTCTACTTATGTGGCTAGGCGAAAGTTGTGGATGGATATTCTCTCCTTTGCTACTGCTAAGTACGTGATTTTAGGTAACTTCAACGCGGTGAAAGGCGCGCATGAGAGGAGCAGCAACTGCCGCCCCAATGCGGCTTCTTGTGAGGAGTTCTGCGCCTTTATTGATTCGCTTGGGTGTATTGAGTCGCCCACGGTTGGTTTGAAGTACACGTGGTCGGGCCGCAGATTTATGCCGTCGCATGTGGAGTCGACCCTTGACAGAGCTTTCTTCTCGAACAGTTTTGCGGAGGATTGGCATACTATTTTTACTCAGGTGTTGCCCAGAGCCACCTCCGACCATTCTCCGATTCTCCTTATGTGTCAGTCGGTCCCGCTGCCGAGTTGTCGTTTTTTCAGGTTTCTGGATATGTGGACCTTACACCCGGATTTCTTGGAGATGGTGAAGCAGTCTTGGTCGAAAAATTTGGACTGTTCTTGCCCTATCTTTACGGTCATGGCTAAGTTGAAAAGATTGAAAAAAGAGTTACGGATTTGGAACAAAAGTACTTTCGGGAATGTTGATAAGCTCATTATGGAAAAGCAGCAAGAGCTGCAGGAGGTCCAAGATCGTATTGCTACCGAGGGCTACACCGATGACCTGTTTGACAAGGAGGTAATAGCTCAAGCCAGCATCAACATGACGCTCTCTTGCAAAAATTTGCTGCTGAAACAGAAGAGCAGAGTGAAGTGGTTACAGGATGGAGATCGTAATACGGAGTTCTTTCACAACATGCTTAAGTATAAACGGAAGCCTCATTTTATTTCACAATTGAGGATTGACGGAACGACGTGTGTTGATCAGGTCGCCATCAGCAGACATATCGTGGAGTATTTCTCCACTTTGTTCACGGAAAACAGGCAGGCGCAGGCTTCTATTGTGGATGTGGAGGCGGTCTTGGATCATAGCATCACGGATCAGGACAATGAGCTGCTGTCTCGAATTccggatgaagaggaaattACTGCTGCGGTGTTTCAAATGGATTCTCACAGCTCCCCCGGccctgatggtttctctggtAAATTTTTTCATTCCTGTTGGGATATTATTAAGGTGGACGTTTGGCAGGCGGTTATCACTTTCTTCACTCGTTCTTATCTTCCGAGTGGCTGCAACTCTAATACGCTTATTCTTATCCCGAAGAAAGAGAGGGTGGATACCGTGGCGGACCTGAGACCTATTGTTCTCTCAaattttctcttcaaaatcATTTCGAAGGTCTTAGCGGTTAGACTTAATTCGGTTGCGGAGCACTCGGTTTCGCGTAATCAATTTGGTTTTATTAGCGGGCGAACGATACATGATTGTATTATGCTTGGTTCTGAGGGAATTAACTGCTTAAACCGATCCGGCGGAGGGCAGAATATGGCGTGTAAAGTGGACATTACCAAGGCCTTTGATACGCTGCGCTGGGATTTCTTAATCAATGTGTTGAAAGTTTGCGGCTACAGCCAAAGATTCATTGGTTGGATTGAGACCATCCTTCAGTCGGCGCGTCTTTCCATTTTGTACAACGGGGAGCTTTGTGGCTATTTTGGTTGCTCTAGAGGGGTTAGGCAAGGCGATCCGCTTTCGCCGATTCTCTTTGGCATTGCCGAGGATGCCCTAAGTGCGCTCTTTTCTAACTGTCAGAGATCGGGACATTTAGCCCCGATGCAGTTATCCCGGGGAGCTCCTTTCCCGACGCACTTGTTTTATGCTGATGACATTTTGATTTTTTGCAAGGCTACTAAGCAGAATGCCAAGACTCTGCACAAAATCTTGGAGTATTATGGTCACATGTCGGGACAGGTGTTCAGTCCTTCGAAATCTCACATTTTCTTCTCGGATAAAGTCACGTCGAGCACTAAGAGGAAAGTGTCGAGACATCTGCCTCTTGCTACAGGGTCGTTGCCTTTCGTGTATTTGGGAGTTCCGATCTTTAGAGGCAAGCCTAAAACTTCCCATTTGCGAGCTATTCATGATAGAATTATTAACAAGTTTGGCCACTGGAAGGGTATTCAGTTGTCTATGGCGGGTAGACTGTGCTTAATCAATTCGGTGATCAGCAGCTCCCTTACTCATTCTATGTTGGTTTACCGATGGCCTCAGGATTTATTAAAGAGCCTGGACTCAAGTTGCAGGAATTTCCTTTGGAGTGGGGATATCCGTAAAACGCCGGGGTGCTCTGTCAGCTGGGATCGTGTTTGCTCTCATAAGTCGGAAGGCGGTTTGGGTGTTCGATCTTTTAAGACGATGAACAAGtgttttttaatgaaaatggcCTGGAAGGTGATTGAGGGGAACAGTTTTGGTTACGACATTGTGAAGCAACGTTATTTGACTCCGCACTGCTCGTTAAGAAATATTGCGGCGTCTTCTGTTTGGCTCGGGCTTCGTGATCAAATCGGGGAGCTCGTCGATGACTCCTATAGCTACATTGGTAGTGGTAGGGAGACTCTCTTTTGGATggatgattggcttgggtaTCTTCTTGTGGACAAATGTGGGGTGCCGTTTTTTGTTAGAGATACTCTTCGGCATACCGTGGCAGATTACTTCTTTGATGGGTGTTGGCACTTTACTCAGGAATTTGTCAACGCTTTTCCACAAATTGTTTGTGATATCCTGCTTGTTCCGATTGGGGACTCTGATACGAGATTCTGGAAGCCGTCTCTGCAGGGGAAGGTCACGTCAGCTCTTGCTTTTGCTCATCACGGGCAGAAGTTTCCGCAGGTCTCCTGGGGCTCGTGGATTTGGGAACCGTTCATTCCTGTTCGGCGTTCTTTGGTTTGTTGGCGCCTCCTTCATGATAGGATGCCTACTTATGATCGTCTTATTAGATATGGACTTGTTACTCCGAATTGGTGTCCGATTTGCAGGAGTAATGAGGAAACGGTGGATCACACTTTTTGGAATTGCGTGCAG GCTCTTCAAGAATTAGACATCAAAAGTTTTCTTGTGATTGCGTGGAATAGAAATTGTAGTTCTCAG ACAGGTTCTTCACATGGTAAAAGTGGCCTTTGTCGAGATGGAGCAGAACTTCAAAAATTTGGGGCATATGAAGAACGAATG GTGAACACTGACGGCTCAGCTTTGGGGGCGCTGGGAGCTATTGGTGTTGGCGGGGTTTTCAGAGATAATTGGGGGTGGGTCAGAGGATGTTTCCATTATAAGCACGGCACTGGTTACGCTTTTGAGGCTGGATTAATGGCGGTTATCACTGCCATTAGGATTGCTCATGTTAGAGGTTGGGTTCGTCTCTGGATGGAAGCGGACTCGACTTACGTTGTAAGCCTTCTGCAGGAAAGATCCAAAAGGGTTCCTTGGCGCTTCGTTGCTCTTTGGGAAAATACTTTGCTTATGTTGAATAACTTCCAACTACATGTCACGCATATTTTTCGTGAAGGAAATAAAGCTGCGGATATCATGGCGAATCCTGTTCGCGATGAAGGATGGTGGCCTCATGAAATTGAAGAGATAAAAAATGCGACACGCTTGGACATGTGTTCTCATTCTCATGTGCGGGTTGCGTGA